GTGGACTTCCGCCGCACCATCATCATCATGACGTCCAACACGGGCTTCAACACCGGTCCCGGCGTCGGCTTCTCGCCCGTCAAGGTCGAGGACACCCAACCGCTGCGCCAGATCTTCACGCCGGAGTTCCTCGACCGTCTCGACGACGTCATCCGCTTCAAGGCGCTCGGTGAGGACGAACTCGTGCGCGTCGCGCAGCAACTTCTCGACGAGATGACCGAGGAACTCGCGAGCCGCGAGCTCACGGTCACCTTCGACCCGGAAGTGGCGGCTTGGTTGGTGTCGCGCCTCAAGGCTCGCAGCAACAAGCACGCCCTGGGCTCGTCGCGTCAGCTGCGGACCCTCGTGCGCGACGAGATCGAAGATCCGCTCGCGCTGGAGCTCGTCGCGCTCGGCGACGAAGCCAACATCCACGTGAAGCTTTCCAACGAAGGGCTCGTGTTCGAACGGCAGGATCTGGCGTCCGCGCAGATCCTCGCGTAAGACCCTTCCTCTGCGGAGTGCTTCAGGCTCACCCCCTCGCCCACAGAGGCGAGGGGGCCTTTCATGCACGTACGTTACGATAGGAGCAGAATGGCGAGAGTATCGACGAAGTACACCTGCGCGTCCTGCGGGTATCAAGCCGCGAAACCGATGGGCAGATGTCCGAACTGCTCGGCGTGGAATTCCTTCGAGGAAGTCGTTTCGGCGCCCACGAAAAGCAGCAGTTTCGGCGGTGCCTACGGCGGCGTGAAGGGCGGCAAGCTCACGGCGCTTTCCACCGTCGGACGGCGCGAAGAGCCTCGGACGCCGAGCGGCGTGCCCGAACTCGACCGCGTGCTCGGCGGAGGGCTCGTGGCGGGCGGCGTGACCCTCATCGGTGGAGAGCCCGGCATCGGAAAGAGCACCTTGCTGCTGCAAGTCGCCGACAAGCTCGCCAAGGACGGCAAGAGCGTGTTGTACGTGGCGGGCGAGGAGAGCTTGGAGCAGATTCGCCTGCGCGCCGACCGCCTCGGCGTGACGAGCGAGATCCAAATGACGCGCGACACGCGCGCCGAGCACATCGCGGCCTTGCTCGACGAGCACAAGCCCGCCTTGTGCATCGTCGACTCCATCCAAACGGTGCAAATCGAAGGCGAGGGCGTGGCGGGCGGCGTGGCGCAAGTCCGTGAGGCGACGGCGATGCTGACGCGCGCCGCCAAGGAATCGGGAACGAGCACCGTCCTCGTCGGACACGTCACGAAGGAAGGCACCGTGGCGGGACCGAAGGTGATGGAGCACATCGTCGACACCACCGTGTTCCTGGAGAGCGTCGGGCAGTATCGGCTCTTGCGCAGCGTCAAGAATCGCTTCGGGCAGGCGGGCGAACTCGGCGTGTTCGAGATGAGGGAATCCGGGCTCGTGGCCATCGAGAATCCCAGCGCGGCCTTTCTCGCCGAGCGGCCCGTCGGCGTGCCGGGCAGCGTCGTCGCCGCGACGATCGACGGGCAACGGCCCATGCTGCTCGAAGTGCAAGCCCTGGCCGCGAAGACGCCGTACCCGAATCCTCGCCGCGTCGTCGTCGGGCTCGATCCGCGGCGCGTCGATGTCGTCCTCGCGGTGCTCGAGCGTCGCCTCGACCTCACCTTGGGCGGCTTGGACATCTTCGTGAACCTCGCCGGGGGGATGAAGGTGCCCGATCCGGGACTCGACCTCGCCGTGGCGCTCGCCGTGTACAGCGCCGTCGTCGGAAAGGCGCTGCCCTCGGACGTCGCCGTGTTCGGCGAGGTGGGTCTGGCGGGCGAGGTGCGCACCGTGACGAGCGCCTTGAGACGTGCCGAGGAGGCGAGGCGCGCAGGATACGCGCGCCTCGTGATGCCGCCCGGCGTCGAAGGCGCGGGTGTGGGCAGCGTCGAGGACGCTCTGAAGGTCTTATGGCAAACGAGTCGTGAGCGGGCGGCGAAATGACGAATTTTTTACA
This genomic window from Deinococcus yavapaiensis KR-236 contains:
- the radA gene encoding DNA repair protein RadA, translated to MARVSTKYTCASCGYQAAKPMGRCPNCSAWNSFEEVVSAPTKSSSFGGAYGGVKGGKLTALSTVGRREEPRTPSGVPELDRVLGGGLVAGGVTLIGGEPGIGKSTLLLQVADKLAKDGKSVLYVAGEESLEQIRLRADRLGVTSEIQMTRDTRAEHIAALLDEHKPALCIVDSIQTVQIEGEGVAGGVAQVREATAMLTRAAKESGTSTVLVGHVTKEGTVAGPKVMEHIVDTTVFLESVGQYRLLRSVKNRFGQAGELGVFEMRESGLVAIENPSAAFLAERPVGVPGSVVAATIDGQRPMLLEVQALAAKTPYPNPRRVVVGLDPRRVDVVLAVLERRLDLTLGGLDIFVNLAGGMKVPDPGLDLAVALAVYSAVVGKALPSDVAVFGEVGLAGEVRTVTSALRRAEEARRAGYARLVMPPGVEGAGVGSVEDALKVLWQTSRERAAK